A window of Ignavibacteriales bacterium contains these coding sequences:
- a CDS encoding 50S ribosomal protein L25 codes for MSELLVQANTRPLTTKGAVNQLRRDGNVPGIYYAKGVDPIAIYITERNLKPLVFTSETHIINLKIDEGEERKSILKNIQFDPVTDRVAHFDLLGISADQEIEIEVPVVLEGQAIGVREGGIVQHTMHKLSISCLPGDIPEHIVIDVTELSLGKSVHVRDLNFDKVKFLHSENQIIVSVVMPRAVVEPTPAEVVPGEEKLEPEVISKGKPTEEEEEE; via the coding sequence ATGTCAGAATTATTAGTACAGGCAAACACAAGACCTCTCACTACAAAAGGTGCTGTTAACCAATTGAGAAGAGATGGTAACGTTCCGGGAATTTACTATGCAAAAGGTGTTGATCCTATTGCAATATATATTACAGAACGTAATCTTAAACCTCTTGTTTTCACATCAGAGACACACATTATCAATCTTAAAATAGATGAAGGCGAAGAGAGAAAATCAATATTAAAAAATATTCAATTCGATCCTGTTACAGACAGAGTTGCACATTTCGATCTTCTAGGTATATCAGCTGATCAAGAAATTGAAATCGAAGTCCCAGTCGTTCTTGAAGGACAAGCTATAGGTGTACGCGAAGGCGGTATTGTTCAACATACAATGCACAAATTGAGCATCTCTTGTTTACCTGGAGATATTCCAGAGCATATTGTTATTGATGTTACAGAGTTAAGTTTAGGAAAATCTGTGCATGTACGCGATCTTAATTTTGATAAAGTAAAATTCTTGCATTCAGAAAATCAAATAATTGTTTCCGTTGTTATGCCTCGAGCAGTTGTTGAACCAACACCTGCAGAAGTTGTTCCGGGTGAAGAGAAACTTGAACCTGAAGTTATTAGCAAAGGTAAACCGACAGAAGAAGAAGAAGAGGAATAA
- the secD gene encoding protein translocase subunit SecD, which translates to MKELRFRIILIAGAIALCLYLLYPTYKDYQNNKTVTVQLEGLQQSIKKSNPSFTNAQIKDIITSKKDSILTNNPDYRSAREKRIKLGLDLQGGMYLVMEVNTAKLLEKLAKDPDDPFKQILKSSEAESKLSDENVVSILARKMKQQGIRMSRYFGSIREDDGVITSKLLQQEADAVTRAIEIISNRVNQYGVSEPSIQKQGSRRIVIELPGIAREEEAKRLLQGSALLEFKLVKDANFAIPIMNQIDQALAGKTEKDSASAKKDIASKTDTTKKDQKLTAEQFAKEHPFFAIARLLDTQGRIADAYVKESDKSKINAFLENPEVKKVVPDNIEFIYDQRPEKDPSGEKYFRMYMVNREASLTGGVIVDAQSNIDPSTSAPVVNMQMNSEGARDWAQITGSNINKRCAIVLDGVVYSAPNIIGKIPSGNSQITGSANLDEAKLLEIVLKAGALPAPIEILEQRTVGPSLGQDSISQGFNSTLLGFILIVLFMAFYYRTGGIFSGVALMVTILNLMGILAGFGATLTLPGIGGIVLTMGMAVDANVIIYERIREEIKYGKTLKAAVASGFKLSFAPIFDSHVTSFITGLILYQFGSGPIQGFALTLMIGLVVSLFSQLVIVRVIFDYMVDKGYKINVG; encoded by the coding sequence ATGAAAGAGCTAAGATTCAGAATCATTTTGATTGCAGGCGCAATTGCTCTCTGTTTATACTTACTCTATCCTACTTACAAAGATTATCAGAACAATAAAACAGTTACTGTTCAGTTAGAAGGATTACAGCAAAGTATTAAAAAGAGCAACCCCTCATTCACAAATGCTCAAATCAAAGATATTATAACATCTAAAAAAGACAGCATTCTAACAAACAATCCCGATTATCGTTCAGCTAGAGAAAAAAGAATTAAACTTGGCCTTGATCTCCAAGGTGGAATGTATCTTGTAATGGAAGTTAACACTGCTAAACTTTTAGAAAAATTAGCAAAAGATCCTGATGATCCATTCAAACAAATCTTAAAATCCTCCGAAGCTGAATCAAAACTTTCTGATGAAAATGTTGTTTCAATTCTTGCTAGAAAAATGAAGCAACAAGGAATCAGAATGAGCAGGTATTTCGGTTCTATACGAGAAGATGATGGTGTAATAACGTCTAAACTTCTTCAACAAGAAGCAGATGCTGTAACAAGAGCTATCGAAATTATTAGCAATAGAGTTAACCAATACGGCGTATCTGAACCAAGTATTCAAAAACAAGGTTCAAGAAGAATTGTTATTGAATTGCCAGGTATTGCTAGAGAAGAAGAAGCAAAAAGATTACTTCAAGGCAGTGCTTTATTGGAATTCAAATTAGTTAAAGATGCTAATTTTGCTATTCCTATAATGAATCAAATTGATCAAGCACTTGCAGGTAAAACAGAAAAAGACTCTGCTTCAGCAAAAAAAGATATTGCTTCAAAAACCGATACTACAAAGAAAGATCAAAAATTAACCGCCGAACAATTTGCAAAAGAACATCCGTTCTTTGCTATTGCCCGTTTACTCGATACTCAAGGAAGAATAGCAGATGCGTATGTTAAAGAAAGCGATAAAAGTAAAATAAACGCATTCCTAGAAAATCCTGAGGTGAAGAAAGTTGTTCCGGATAATATCGAATTCATTTATGATCAAAGACCGGAAAAAGATCCTAGCGGAGAAAAATATTTTCGAATGTATATGGTTAATAGAGAAGCATCTCTTACAGGCGGAGTAATAGTTGATGCTCAATCCAACATTGATCCTTCAACTTCAGCTCCTGTAGTTAATATGCAAATGAATTCAGAAGGCGCAAGAGATTGGGCTCAGATTACAGGATCAAATATTAATAAACGGTGTGCAATTGTTCTTGACGGAGTTGTTTATTCAGCACCAAATATTATTGGAAAAATTCCTTCGGGTAATTCACAAATTACAGGTTCCGCTAATCTTGATGAAGCAAAACTTCTTGAGATCGTATTAAAAGCTGGTGCACTACCGGCTCCTATTGAAATTCTTGAACAAAGAACAGTTGGACCATCACTCGGGCAAGATTCAATAAGTCAGGGATTCAATTCTACTTTATTAGGATTTATCCTCATCGTTTTATTTATGGCATTTTATTATAGAACGGGTGGTATCTTTTCGGGAGTAGCATTGATGGTAACTATTTTAAACTTGATGGGAATACTTGCTGGATTTGGTGCAACTTTAACTTTGCCAGGTATAGGCGGTATAGTTTTAACAATGGGTATGGCAGTTGATGCAAACGTTATTATTTATGAAAGAATTAGAGAAGAGATTAAATATGGCAAGACATTAAAAGCTGCTGTAGCAAGTGGATTTAAATTATCATTTGCACCAATATTCGATTCACACGTAACATCATTTATAACAGGATTAATTCTTTATCAATTTGGAAGTGGTCCTATTCAAGGTTTTGCTTTAACGTTAATGATCGGATTAGTAGTCAGTTTGTTCAGCCAGTTAGTTATTGTGAGAGTAATTTTTGATTATATGGTTGATAAAGGTTATAAAATTAATGTTGGTTAA
- the pth gene encoding aminoacyl-tRNA hydrolase yields MRSIVGLGNPGKRYDFTRHNVGFQILDQFAKKNKIKFKASKRDYFYSEGSLRSSDFFLIKPSTYMNLSGVAVLDFVSEYSIDLEDLLIVYDDVNLQPGQIRLRRSGSDGGHNGIKSIIYHLQNDSFPRLRFGIGSEFEKGDMAEFVLDKFSSNEMKLVVENMAFAVELIEQFIAGGYKSMLDHFSKQLKDKNNAENLNITGN; encoded by the coding sequence TTGCGTAGTATTGTAGGACTCGGAAACCCAGGCAAGAGATATGATTTTACCAGGCACAATGTAGGTTTTCAAATACTTGATCAGTTTGCAAAAAAGAATAAGATAAAATTTAAGGCCTCTAAAAGGGATTATTTTTATTCGGAAGGTTCATTAAGATCTTCCGATTTTTTTTTGATAAAACCTTCAACATACATGAACTTAAGTGGTGTTGCGGTTTTAGATTTTGTTAGTGAGTATTCCATTGATTTAGAAGATCTCTTAATTGTTTACGATGATGTAAATCTTCAACCAGGCCAAATTAGATTAAGAAGATCTGGAAGCGATGGCGGTCATAACGGAATTAAATCAATTATTTATCATCTTCAAAACGATTCTTTTCCTCGTTTAAGATTTGGTATAGGAAGTGAATTTGAAAAAGGTGACATGGCGGAATTCGTTCTTGATAAGTTTAGCAGTAATGAGATGAAATTAGTTGTAGAAAACATGGCATTTGCAGTTGAATTAATAGAACAATTTATTGCCGGGGGTTATAAATCAATGTTGGATCACTTCAGTAAACAATTGAAAGATAAGAATAATGCTGAAAATCTGAATATTACCGGTAATTAA
- the rpsF gene encoding 30S ribosomal protein S6 yields MRKRTYESVVIINATLEDEQVEATISRVQETITTHGGELIELDKWGRKRLAYPIKKSKSGYYVVFRFSATTDLVATLERNYRLDENIIRYLTIQLDKFALEAIAKQKEASKNAELNALEAQTKVTESQV; encoded by the coding sequence ATGCGTAAAAGAACCTACGAAAGCGTTGTAATTATCAACGCAACTCTCGAAGACGAGCAAGTCGAAGCAACAATTTCACGAGTGCAAGAAACAATTACTACACACGGCGGAGAACTTATTGAACTGGATAAGTGGGGTAGAAAACGTCTTGCATATCCTATCAAAAAATCCAAAAGCGGTTACTATGTTGTTTTCAGATTTAGCGCTACAACTGATCTGGTTGCAACTCTTGAACGTAATTACAGATTGGATGAAAACATTATAAGATATTTAACCATTCAACTGGATAAATTTGCACTTGAAGCAATTGCAAAACAAAAAGAAGCTTCTAAAAATGCAGAACTGAATGCTCTAGAAGCTCAAACTAAAGTAACTGAAAGCCAAGTATAA
- the rpsR gene encoding 30S ribosomal protein S18, producing MRTQKKVKRIIDSYIDYKESKQLLRFLTDQGKIIPRRITGLTAKQHRELVQAIKRARQLAILPFVSEAVK from the coding sequence ATGAGAACTCAGAAGAAAGTTAAAAGAATAATTGATAGTTATATTGATTATAAAGAATCAAAACAACTTCTGAGATTTCTTACCGATCAAGGTAAAATAATTCCTCGTAGAATTACCGGGCTAACAGCTAAACAACACAGAGAATTAGTCCAGGCAATTAAGAGAGCAAGACAATTAGCAATTTTGCCATTCGTTTCAGAAGCAGTTAAGTAG
- a CDS encoding single-stranded DNA-binding protein: MAELKMPELNSIIIAGNLTKDPVFRQTSNNTPVVNFHVAANRRYKDSSNQWQEDVCYVGVVAWNKLADSCKDRLKKGSAVLIDGELQSRTFKTDDGKNRTIVEIKAKRIQFLNKFSKTTTNGEDVVVEPDEADYEDNSFDKFLTDEESDLMKGGKA, encoded by the coding sequence ATGGCTGAACTTAAGATGCCAGAACTTAATAGTATTATTATTGCAGGTAACTTAACAAAAGATCCTGTATTCAGACAAACTTCAAACAACACACCTGTTGTAAATTTTCATGTAGCTGCAAACAGACGTTATAAAGACAGCAGTAATCAATGGCAGGAAGATGTTTGTTATGTTGGTGTTGTTGCATGGAATAAATTAGCCGATAGTTGCAAAGACCGTCTTAAAAAAGGAAGTGCAGTACTAATTGATGGAGAACTTCAGAGCAGAACTTTCAAAACTGATGATGGTAAAAACAGAACTATTGTTGAAATAAAAGCAAAGAGAATTCAATTCTTAAATAAATTCAGCAAAACTACCACCAATGGCGAAGATGTAGTTGTTGAACCTGATGAAGCAGATTATGAGGATAATTCATTCGATAAATTTTTAACTGATGAGGAATCCGACTTAATGAAAGGCGGTAAAGCATGA
- the rplI gene encoding 50S ribosomal protein L9 — protein sequence MKVILRKKFDQLGKVGDVLTVKDGYARNYLIPRQIAYQATKGNILALEEEKKQILKKEVKELEAAQKFASNLEKVSITIPVKVGEEDKIFGTVTNQMISDSLKEKGFDIEKRKIEITEPIKSLGIYTVSIKLHPSVSATVKTWVVRE from the coding sequence ATGAAAGTAATATTAAGAAAAAAATTCGATCAGCTTGGAAAAGTTGGCGACGTATTAACTGTAAAAGACGGTTATGCAAGAAATTATTTAATCCCCCGTCAAATTGCTTATCAAGCAACTAAAGGAAATATTCTAGCACTTGAAGAAGAAAAGAAACAGATTCTTAAAAAAGAAGTCAAAGAATTAGAAGCTGCTCAAAAATTTGCATCTAATCTTGAAAAAGTTTCAATTACAATTCCGGTTAAGGTTGGCGAAGAAGATAAAATTTTCGGAACAGTTACAAACCAGATGATCTCCGACTCATTAAAAGAAAAAGGTTTCGATATTGAGAAGAGAAAAATTGAAATTACAGAACCGATCAAGTCACTCGGAATTTACACTGTTTCAATTAAACTTCACCCGAGTGTTTCTGCTACCGTTAAGACTTGGGTTGTAAGAGAATAG